From one Dermatophagoides farinae isolate YC_2012a chromosome 5, ASM2471394v1, whole genome shotgun sequence genomic stretch:
- the LOC124494447 gene encoding L-cystatin → MAIHRLSASLLLLIVASMAIAASIVGDFRKMDVYDEHLRQSLSHLERQMDNRLNMNTIHRIAKIRQAEYQIVSGIKYRATFEFGETDCLKSDHRDIESCQFTGYNMICHAITLEKAWLKQSSLVEFFCDN, encoded by the coding sequence atggcaatACATCGTTTATCagcatcattgttgttgttgatcgttGCATCAATGGCCATCGCTGCAAGTATTGTGGGCGATTTCCGTAAAATGGACGTGTATGATGAACATCTCCgtcaatcattatcacacTTGGAACGACAAATGGATAATCGACTCAACATGAACACCATACATCGTATCGCTAAGATTCGTCAGGCTGAATATCAAATTGTCTCTGGCATCAAATATCGGgcaacatttgaatttggcGAAACAGATTGCCTTAAATCTGATCATCGGGATATTGAATCCTGTCAATTCACCGGTTACAACATGATTTGTCATGCCATCACTTTGGAAAAAGCATGGCTTAAACAAAGTTCACTTGTCGAATTTTTTTGCGATAATTAA
- the LOC124494436 gene encoding uncharacterized protein LOC124494436 isoform X2, which produces MNRSIDEYDFEDDPIIYAQIQRESDGESKLVKFLDTIPRFQSKLTKNSSLQNQRKIVRIAYNLESRSTKQPNWFQIDSERRCLSIQQKLPQNNQNENNSPSSSSSAIKLIPFDHIFSGSLPEKLRSIPATLLTKPIESFANGRLNNAVIIAIDDFIDQCCPMSSPTSAGYLDINDQQKSNLINEFRQFVHRGLMMHSIAWMFDAINNRVDDECLNESNVNPKLSHCHSGINHNRAYIQLSASALFHHKIYDLIANNRSSSPSQSTLVAVDHEIEYECVNARQAANHLERALAFLEQIHLNHPNGQRNDHLFVFTIHLYRYQFVPLANSRKKCQAIENHSKLYLIDVPPSSCSSSTSQLHLIMAALFAQQNLAPFSKSKIANLFMRALSNNDHKSKNTKDQISLTILANLKPHCHRPETMLERCDLIASISTKKWLMKLNGNHHHQQQSKQSSCKLCTCKSSNASKDVDQSCASSSEQSFDTVISRDHHDQRSSSFTANCPQSINGAEVGQQIDEMDESQNGDRCRNLNGNLLEKNKYRQQQHQQRKCDYRCCIHHHHHSQSKRNPIRPKSTKNSSSSRESLRMMIKQSKRNCDESNDDCNDDQHHYHHHNHHKQLAKRIRNRKRSLMNEPNGSTWSEELWVDGPNLTKLNQQQCSHSLNEKKKYRIEQWISTTCNLNGANGSKRMLDMGFKCLDDNCFAQCNQQIDDECRDTLSDCGDKKSDFYEEYYNLWKLSPKNGRPKKPLRHSYRKHEQSNCCNEMSLNINHIDHNHHHHHSNGDDGDAIHNNKSIDMSNVCGEPQPTSSSASTMLNRMAEPPKQLKLEQFLQQLSKITVSSSSSSSKDQQHHHHSQTNCNRKSELIDSCQSQLHSQQQQQPAPPQQKQQSRPSSSSLKSYGMTEIVEHLKRGNKTSDMMDTVTMNEANNATDPSQTGSMERKNSISSQPKQQQTKQQQMEQKMKRNTTSTTTSGHGTISEGECSSIAKKTSSVSTPSYGSNGGGVVVGNVGLVVQRQPASSGYESTVQDDDDVDDDDEFDDDHHVYDHHHHHHHHHHHLDLQNYHQQIKCPNKVAPKNGSTMAIMTTRSGSIKTMTIPAANIAHHGHVEDDDGQSIFCSFFCCGH; this is translated from the exons ATGAATAGATCGATAGATGAATACGATTTCGAAGATGATCCAATCATATATGCTCAGATACAACGAGAATCAGATGGTGAATCCAAATTGGTTAAATTTTTGGATACAATTCCAAGGTTTCAATcgaaattgacaaaaaattcatcattacaaaACCAACGGAAAATTGTTCGTATTGCGTATAACTTAGAATCACGTTCTACGAAACAACCCAATTGGTTTCAAATCGATTCTGAACGTCGATGTTTATCCATCCAACAGAAATTGccacaaaataatcaaaatgaaaacaattcaccatcatcatcatcatcggcaatcaaattgattccaTTTGACCATATATTTAGTGGATCATTGCCGGAAAAACTTCGTTCAATACCTGCAACATTGTTGACCAAACCAATAGAATCATTTGCCAATGGACGCCTGAATAATGCTGTGATTATtgccattgatgattttatcgaTCAATGTTGTCCGATGTCGTCACCGACCAGCGCCGGATATTTGGATATCAATGATCAACAGAAATCCaatttgataaatgaatttcgTCAATTTGTTCATCGTGGTCTGATGATGCACTCGATTGCATGGATGTTCGATGCAATCAACAATAGAgtggatgatgaatgtttgaatgaatcgaatgtaAATCCTAAACTGTCACATTGTCATTCAGGCATCAATCACAATCGTGCCTACATACAATTATCTGCTTCGGCTTTGTTTCACCACAAAATCTATGATCTAATCGCCAATAATCgttcatcatcgccatctcAATCCACATTGGTTGCTGTTGATCATGAAATCGAATATGAATGTGTCAATGCCAGACAAGCAGCCAATCATTTGGAACGTGCACTTGCTTTTCTAGAGCAAATCCATTTGAACCATCCTAATGGACAACgaaatgatcatttattcGTATTTACCATACATTTATATCGTTATCAATTTGTGCCATTGGCAAATTCGAGGAAAAAATGTCAAG CAATCGAAAATCACAGCAAACTTTATCTGATCGATGTACCcccatcatcatgttcatcatctaCATCCCAATTACATCTGATAATGGCTGCATTGTTTGCGCAGCAAAATTTAGCTCCATTCAG tAAATCTAAAATTGCCAATCTATTCATGCGAGCATTGtcgaataatgatcataaatcaaaaaacactAAAGACCAAATCAGTCTAACCATATTGGCGAATCTGAAACCACATTGCCACCGACCAGAAACAATGTTGGAACGATGCGATCTAATTGCATCGATATCGACCAAAAAATGGcttatgaaattgaatggtaaccatcatcatcagcaacaatcGAAACAATCCTCATGTAAATTATGTACatgtaaatcatcaaatg CATCCAAAGATGTCGATCAGAGCtgtgcatcatcatccgaaCAATCATTCGATACGGTCATTTCTCgcgatcatcatgatcaacgctcatcatcattcacagcCAATTGtccacaatcaatcaatggtgCTGAGGTTGGCcaacaaattgatgaaatggaCGAAAGCCAAAATGGCGATCGATGTCGTaatttgaatggaaatttattggaaaaaaataaataccgacaacaacaacatcaacaaagaaaatgtgATTATAGATGTTgtattcaccatcatcatcattcacaatcCAAACGTAATCCAATCAGACCAAAGTCAACGAAAAATTCTAGCAGTAGCCGTGAATCATTACGCATGATGattaaacaatcaaaacgaAATTGTGATGAgagtaatgatgattgcaatgatgatcaacatcactatcatcaccataatcacCATAAACAATTAGCCAAACGTATTCGTAATCGTAAACGTTCACTAATGAATGAACCAAATGGTTCCACATGGAGTGAAGAGCTTTGGGTTGATGGACCAAATCtaacaaaattgaatcaacaacaatgttcacatagtttgaatgaaaagaaaaaatatcgtATCGAACAATGGATTTCGACAACTTGCAATCTAAACGGTGCTAATGGCTCGAAACGTATGCTCGATATG GGATTCAAATGTttggatgataattgttttgCACAATGTAATCaacaaatcgatgatgaatgtcgCGATACGCTGAGTGATTGTGGTGATAAAAAAAGTGATTTCTATGAGGAATACTATAACCTGTGGAAATTAAGTCCCAAAAATGGACGACCAAAAAAACCACTACGTCATTCGTATCGAAAACATGAGCAGTCGAATTGTTGCAATGAAATGTCGCTGAACATTAATCacattgatcataatcaccatcatcatcatagtaatggtgatgatggcgatgctattcataataataaatcgattgatatGTCGAATGTTTGCGGCGAACCAcaaccaacatcatcatcagcatcgaCGATGCTTAATCGTATGGCAGAACCGCctaaacaattgaaattagAACAATTCCTACAACAATTGTCTAAAATAACcgtatcgtcatcatcatcgtcatcgaaagatcaacaacatcatcaccattcgCAAACAAATTGTAATCGAAAATCAGAATTAATTGATAGCTGCCAATCTCAATTACACTcccaacagcagcagcaaccaGCGCCaccacaacaaaaacaacaatcacgaccatcttcatcatcattaaaatcgTATGGTATGACTGAAATTGTTGAACATTTAAAACGTGGAAATAAAACCAGCGATATGATGGATACTGTAACCATGAATGAAGCGAATAATGCCACCGATCCATCACAAACGGGTAGCAtggaacgaaaaaattccatttcatcaCAACCGAAACAACAGCAGACAAAACAGCAGCAAATGGAACAGAAAATGAAACGTAATACAACATCCACTACGACTAGTGGACATGGAACAATAAGTGAAGGCGAATGTTCATCCATTGCCAAGAAAACATCCTCCGTTTCCACACCCAGCTATGGATCAAATGGCGgaggtgttgttgttggcaatGTTGGCCTTGTCGTACAACGACAACCAGCATCAAGTGGATATGAATCAACCgtacaagatgatgatg
- the LOC124494436 gene encoding uncharacterized protein LOC124494436 isoform X1, which translates to MDQSTEEQHVTMNFPHYQSASNNDVVKTKSDRNDNHNANDDDHESQLINQQLLSLCEHFDDMISTHHNPCNNIHMNQIDIDNHHKPTEPSTQTRSIDEYDFEDDPIIYAQIQRESDGESKLVKFLDTIPRFQSKLTKNSSLQNQRKIVRIAYNLESRSTKQPNWFQIDSERRCLSIQQKLPQNNQNENNSPSSSSSAIKLIPFDHIFSGSLPEKLRSIPATLLTKPIESFANGRLNNAVIIAIDDFIDQCCPMSSPTSAGYLDINDQQKSNLINEFRQFVHRGLMMHSIAWMFDAINNRVDDECLNESNVNPKLSHCHSGINHNRAYIQLSASALFHHKIYDLIANNRSSSPSQSTLVAVDHEIEYECVNARQAANHLERALAFLEQIHLNHPNGQRNDHLFVFTIHLYRYQFVPLANSRKKCQAIENHSKLYLIDVPPSSCSSSTSQLHLIMAALFAQQNLAPFSKSKIANLFMRALSNNDHKSKNTKDQISLTILANLKPHCHRPETMLERCDLIASISTKKWLMKLNGNHHHQQQSKQSSCKLCTCKSSNASKDVDQSCASSSEQSFDTVISRDHHDQRSSSFTANCPQSINGAEVGQQIDEMDESQNGDRCRNLNGNLLEKNKYRQQQHQQRKCDYRCCIHHHHHSQSKRNPIRPKSTKNSSSSRESLRMMIKQSKRNCDESNDDCNDDQHHYHHHNHHKQLAKRIRNRKRSLMNEPNGSTWSEELWVDGPNLTKLNQQQCSHSLNEKKKYRIEQWISTTCNLNGANGSKRMLDMGFKCLDDNCFAQCNQQIDDECRDTLSDCGDKKSDFYEEYYNLWKLSPKNGRPKKPLRHSYRKHEQSNCCNEMSLNINHIDHNHHHHHSNGDDGDAIHNNKSIDMSNVCGEPQPTSSSASTMLNRMAEPPKQLKLEQFLQQLSKITVSSSSSSSKDQQHHHHSQTNCNRKSELIDSCQSQLHSQQQQQPAPPQQKQQSRPSSSSLKSYGMTEIVEHLKRGNKTSDMMDTVTMNEANNATDPSQTGSMERKNSISSQPKQQQTKQQQMEQKMKRNTTSTTTSGHGTISEGECSSIAKKTSSVSTPSYGSNGGGVVVGNVGLVVQRQPASSGYESTVQDDDDVDDDDEFDDDHHVYDHHHHHHHHHHHLDLQNYHQQIKCPNKVAPKNGSTMAIMTTRSGSIKTMTIPAANIAHHGHVEDDDGQSIFCSFFCCGH; encoded by the exons atGGATCAATCGACAGAAGAACAACATGTAACCATGAATTTTCCTCACTATCAATCAGCgagtaataatgatgttgtgaaaacaaaaagtgaTCGTAATGATAACCATaatgctaatgatgatgatcatgaatcTCAACTAATTAATCAGCAATTATTAAGTCTTTGTGAACATTTTGATGACATGATTTCTACACATCATAATCCATGTAATAATATccatatgaatcaaattgatatcGATAACCACCATAAACCTACAGAACCCTCAACACAAACAAG ATCGATAGATGAATACGATTTCGAAGATGATCCAATCATATATGCTCAGATACAACGAGAATCAGATGGTGAATCCAAATTGGTTAAATTTTTGGATACAATTCCAAGGTTTCAATcgaaattgacaaaaaattcatcattacaaaACCAACGGAAAATTGTTCGTATTGCGTATAACTTAGAATCACGTTCTACGAAACAACCCAATTGGTTTCAAATCGATTCTGAACGTCGATGTTTATCCATCCAACAGAAATTGccacaaaataatcaaaatgaaaacaattcaccatcatcatcatcatcggcaatcaaattgattccaTTTGACCATATATTTAGTGGATCATTGCCGGAAAAACTTCGTTCAATACCTGCAACATTGTTGACCAAACCAATAGAATCATTTGCCAATGGACGCCTGAATAATGCTGTGATTATtgccattgatgattttatcgaTCAATGTTGTCCGATGTCGTCACCGACCAGCGCCGGATATTTGGATATCAATGATCAACAGAAATCCaatttgataaatgaatttcgTCAATTTGTTCATCGTGGTCTGATGATGCACTCGATTGCATGGATGTTCGATGCAATCAACAATAGAgtggatgatgaatgtttgaatgaatcgaatgtaAATCCTAAACTGTCACATTGTCATTCAGGCATCAATCACAATCGTGCCTACATACAATTATCTGCTTCGGCTTTGTTTCACCACAAAATCTATGATCTAATCGCCAATAATCgttcatcatcgccatctcAATCCACATTGGTTGCTGTTGATCATGAAATCGAATATGAATGTGTCAATGCCAGACAAGCAGCCAATCATTTGGAACGTGCACTTGCTTTTCTAGAGCAAATCCATTTGAACCATCCTAATGGACAACgaaatgatcatttattcGTATTTACCATACATTTATATCGTTATCAATTTGTGCCATTGGCAAATTCGAGGAAAAAATGTCAAG CAATCGAAAATCACAGCAAACTTTATCTGATCGATGTACCcccatcatcatgttcatcatctaCATCCCAATTACATCTGATAATGGCTGCATTGTTTGCGCAGCAAAATTTAGCTCCATTCAG tAAATCTAAAATTGCCAATCTATTCATGCGAGCATTGtcgaataatgatcataaatcaaaaaacactAAAGACCAAATCAGTCTAACCATATTGGCGAATCTGAAACCACATTGCCACCGACCAGAAACAATGTTGGAACGATGCGATCTAATTGCATCGATATCGACCAAAAAATGGcttatgaaattgaatggtaaccatcatcatcagcaacaatcGAAACAATCCTCATGTAAATTATGTACatgtaaatcatcaaatg CATCCAAAGATGTCGATCAGAGCtgtgcatcatcatccgaaCAATCATTCGATACGGTCATTTCTCgcgatcatcatgatcaacgctcatcatcattcacagcCAATTGtccacaatcaatcaatggtgCTGAGGTTGGCcaacaaattgatgaaatggaCGAAAGCCAAAATGGCGATCGATGTCGTaatttgaatggaaatttattggaaaaaaataaataccgacaacaacaacatcaacaaagaaaatgtgATTATAGATGTTgtattcaccatcatcatcattcacaatcCAAACGTAATCCAATCAGACCAAAGTCAACGAAAAATTCTAGCAGTAGCCGTGAATCATTACGCATGATGattaaacaatcaaaacgaAATTGTGATGAgagtaatgatgattgcaatgatgatcaacatcactatcatcaccataatcacCATAAACAATTAGCCAAACGTATTCGTAATCGTAAACGTTCACTAATGAATGAACCAAATGGTTCCACATGGAGTGAAGAGCTTTGGGTTGATGGACCAAATCtaacaaaattgaatcaacaacaatgttcacatagtttgaatgaaaagaaaaaatatcgtATCGAACAATGGATTTCGACAACTTGCAATCTAAACGGTGCTAATGGCTCGAAACGTATGCTCGATATG GGATTCAAATGTttggatgataattgttttgCACAATGTAATCaacaaatcgatgatgaatgtcgCGATACGCTGAGTGATTGTGGTGATAAAAAAAGTGATTTCTATGAGGAATACTATAACCTGTGGAAATTAAGTCCCAAAAATGGACGACCAAAAAAACCACTACGTCATTCGTATCGAAAACATGAGCAGTCGAATTGTTGCAATGAAATGTCGCTGAACATTAATCacattgatcataatcaccatcatcatcatagtaatggtgatgatggcgatgctattcataataataaatcgattgatatGTCGAATGTTTGCGGCGAACCAcaaccaacatcatcatcagcatcgaCGATGCTTAATCGTATGGCAGAACCGCctaaacaattgaaattagAACAATTCCTACAACAATTGTCTAAAATAACcgtatcgtcatcatcatcgtcatcgaaagatcaacaacatcatcaccattcgCAAACAAATTGTAATCGAAAATCAGAATTAATTGATAGCTGCCAATCTCAATTACACTcccaacagcagcagcaaccaGCGCCaccacaacaaaaacaacaatcacgaccatcttcatcatcattaaaatcgTATGGTATGACTGAAATTGTTGAACATTTAAAACGTGGAAATAAAACCAGCGATATGATGGATACTGTAACCATGAATGAAGCGAATAATGCCACCGATCCATCACAAACGGGTAGCAtggaacgaaaaaattccatttcatcaCAACCGAAACAACAGCAGACAAAACAGCAGCAAATGGAACAGAAAATGAAACGTAATACAACATCCACTACGACTAGTGGACATGGAACAATAAGTGAAGGCGAATGTTCATCCATTGCCAAGAAAACATCCTCCGTTTCCACACCCAGCTATGGATCAAATGGCGgaggtgttgttgttggcaatGTTGGCCTTGTCGTACAACGACAACCAGCATCAAGTGGATATGAATCAACCgtacaagatgatgatg